A genome region from Arachis duranensis cultivar V14167 chromosome 8, aradu.V14167.gnm2.J7QH, whole genome shotgun sequence includes the following:
- the LOC107462510 gene encoding calcium-binding protein KRP1, with protein sequence MELDHGMDFEDYFPYMISSLGAEGFIGELCNGFSLLMDANKGLITFESLKMNCCLLGLEVRDDELLCMLMEGDLDGDGALNQMEFCILMFRISPCLMDDGDSPKFLPQNVDPMLM encoded by the coding sequence ATGGAATTAGACCATGGTATGGACTTTGAGGACTACTTTCCATACATGATCTCGAGCCTCGGCGCAGAAGGCTTCATCGGCGAGCTCTGCAATGGATTCAGTCTGCTTATGGACGCGAACAAGGGGTTGATCACGTTTGAGAGCTTGAAGATGAATTGTTGCTTACTAGGTTTGGAGGTGAGGGATGATGAGCTGTTGTGCATGTTAATGGAAGGTGATTTGGATGGAGATGGTGCCCTAAACCAAATGGAGTTTTGCATTCTCATGTTTAGGATTAGTCCATGCTTGATGGACGATGGAGATTCACCTAAATTCTTGCCTCAAAATGTTGATCCCATGTTAATGTAG